The following are from one region of the Fundidesulfovibrio soli genome:
- a CDS encoding protein kinase domain-containing protein, giving the protein MRRIGRYEVLGLLGRGGMGAVYKVRVPALGKILALKLLAPTPFLRSLVDMDELRHQFEAEAVTLAGLNHPHIAAVWDYGHAGRRPFFLMEYFCRDLGQVLGERPEVELPSRRLPLPRAASYALQTLEGLARLHHAGIVHRDIKPFNLLITDEDQIKITDFGLSRVRGESLSRAPGLKVGSPYYAAPEQERDPASVKPCADLYSVAVTFYRMLTGILPEWPLKGEGLPSRASQDMDPEWDAFFARALHPDPERRPGSARGMAEEIEALLGEWRSRLRQACRLEEAGSVTPLCPRPAAGERLRSGPLKASGKGAGGLLGLDELWRPTCYATEGLTPLGNTVRDKEHGLVWQRGGSPYPLDWAGAHEYVAELNSRRFDGASTWRLPTVAELASTMRPPAEFTSHCADPAFEAAMRLLWSVDRRAYTQAWFADMELGAFAWAEHTCRRWVRAVRTAC; this is encoded by the coding sequence GTGAGGCGCATCGGCCGCTACGAGGTGCTCGGGCTGCTGGGGCGCGGGGGCATGGGCGCGGTGTACAAGGTGCGCGTGCCCGCGCTGGGCAAGATCCTGGCGCTCAAGCTGTTGGCCCCCACCCCCTTTCTGCGCTCCCTGGTGGACATGGACGAGCTGCGCCACCAGTTCGAGGCCGAGGCCGTGACCCTGGCCGGCCTCAACCACCCCCACATCGCCGCCGTGTGGGACTACGGCCACGCCGGGCGCAGGCCCTTCTTCCTCATGGAGTACTTCTGCCGCGACCTGGGGCAGGTCCTGGGCGAGCGCCCCGAGGTGGAGCTGCCCAGCCGCCGCCTGCCCCTGCCGCGAGCCGCCAGCTATGCCCTGCAGACCCTCGAGGGCCTGGCCCGCCTGCATCACGCGGGTATCGTGCACCGCGACATCAAGCCCTTCAATCTGCTCATCACCGACGAGGATCAGATCAAGATCACCGATTTCGGCCTCTCGCGCGTCAGGGGGGAATCCCTCTCCCGCGCGCCCGGGCTGAAGGTGGGCTCCCCCTACTACGCCGCGCCCGAGCAGGAGCGCGACCCCGCCTCGGTGAAGCCCTGCGCGGACCTCTATTCCGTGGCCGTGACCTTCTACCGCATGCTCACCGGCATCCTCCCCGAGTGGCCGCTTAAGGGCGAGGGCCTGCCCAGCCGCGCCTCGCAGGACATGGACCCGGAGTGGGACGCCTTCTTCGCCCGCGCCCTGCACCCCGACCCGGAGCGCAGGCCCGGCAGCGCCAGGGGCATGGCCGAGGAGATCGAGGCCCTGCTCGGTGAGTGGCGCTCCCGCCTGAGGCAGGCCTGCCGCCTGGAGGAAGCCGGAAGCGTGACGCCGCTGTGCCCGAGGCCCGCCGCGGGCGAAAGGCTGCGCTCAGGCCCCCTGAAGGCGTCCGGGAAGGGCGCGGGCGGCCTGCTGGGCCTGGACGAGCTCTGGCGGCCGACATGCTACGCGACGGAGGGGCTGACCCCTCTCGGCAACACCGTGCGCGACAAGGAGCACGGGCTCGTGTGGCAGCGCGGGGGCAGCCCCTATCCGCTGGATTGGGCAGGCGCGCACGAGTACGTGGCCGAACTCAACTCCCGCCGCTTCGACGGGGCGAGCACCTGGCGGCTGCCCACCGTGGCGGAGCTGGCCTCCACCATGCGCCCCCCCGCAGAATTCACCTCCCATTGCGCCGACCCGGCGTTCGAGGCGGCCATGCGGCTGCTCTGGAGCGTGGATAGGCGCGCCTATACACAGGCATGGTTCGCGGACATGGAGCTGGGCGCGTTCGCCTGGGCCGAACACACCTGCCGAAGGTGGGTGCGGGCCGTGCGGACGGCCTGTTGA
- a CDS encoding metallophosphoesterase family protein, producing the protein MIVLSDIHANLEALEAVLADIRATGAQGPMVFLGDMVGYGADPEAVVRRVRALGALAVQGNHEAGVSDEGRARRFNPVAWDVVRWTREHLSSESREWLAGLPRFLSLDGCRLVHGMPPQSVDKYLFQTEEADVRAIMGNLQEPVSFVGHTHLLRLVSLGPGDEYSSKRLVCGVRVLEPGARHMVNCGAVGQPRDGDCHAKYVVYDPAARELEVRYVAYDALGAARKIIAAGLPAAYAERLTDEPL; encoded by the coding sequence ATGATCGTCCTGTCGGACATCCACGCCAATCTGGAAGCCCTGGAGGCCGTCCTGGCCGACATCCGCGCCACCGGCGCGCAGGGGCCTATGGTTTTCCTGGGAGACATGGTGGGCTACGGGGCCGACCCCGAGGCCGTGGTCAGGCGCGTGCGCGCCCTGGGCGCGCTCGCCGTGCAGGGCAACCATGAGGCTGGCGTCAGCGACGAGGGCAGGGCGCGGCGCTTCAACCCCGTTGCCTGGGATGTGGTGCGCTGGACGCGTGAGCATCTGTCCTCCGAAAGCCGTGAATGGCTTGCTGGGCTGCCGCGCTTCCTGAGCCTCGACGGCTGCCGCCTGGTGCACGGCATGCCGCCGCAGAGCGTCGACAAGTACCTGTTTCAGACCGAAGAAGCTGACGTTCGCGCCATCATGGGGAATCTGCAGGAGCCCGTGAGCTTCGTGGGGCACACCCACCTGCTGCGGCTGGTGAGCCTCGGCCCCGGGGATGAGTATTCCAGCAAGCGGCTGGTTTGCGGCGTGCGCGTGCTGGAGCCGGGGGCGCGCCACATGGTGAACTGCGGCGCGGTTGGCCAGCCCCGCGACGGGGATTGCCACGCCAAGTACGTGGTCTACGACCCGGCAGCCAGGGAGCTTGAGGTCCGCTACGTGGCCTACGACGCCCTGGGCGCGGCCCGGAAGATCATCGCGGCAGGCCTGCCCGCCGCCTACGCCGAGCGGCTCACGGACGAACCGCTGTGA